The DNA segment CTCGCCTAGAGCCGCGGGGAAGGAGGGGGTCCCACAGGGGGATTTCcaatgggtggggtggggacagtaCAAGTTCCTGGAGCCTGGTGCACACCTTTAGGGCTGcagcccccccagccccccagttctctctctgctctgagaAAGCTGCCCTGATTTCCCTGTCCCTGAGCCAGTCTGGGGCGGCCCCGCCTCCCCAGGCCAGGCCCCAGCAGGCCagctcctccctcctgcttctgGCTTCATTTGACTCACTCCCCCGGGAAACTTTCCTAAAGCAGGACAGGGCATCAGGGCTTCTCAGCCCCGAGCCTGAGAGCGCCTTAGTGCGGTGGGCAGGGCCGCAGCAGGAGGGAGCAGCTACCGCGGGGCAGGCCTGTTACCCTGAGGCAGCGCCCCGGAGGGGCCTCCTTCAGTGTGCGGACCCCAAGTGAAACTCTTTCTCCCCTGAGCCCCCGCCAGCCGTCTCCACTTTGATGCTGTCGGAAGCCTAGAAAAGCTGGTGTGAGGGCTGGATTAATCACAGGGAGGGGGCCAGGGACCTGGGACGGCAGTGAATACTGCGGCCGCCCACCCGAGGGCCTGCTCTGCCTCCCGCTGCCAGACTGGGGCGTGGCTGTGTCCCCAGCTGAGCGCTGAGCACGGTGGCCTTGGGGGACGTGCTGGAGCCTTCGTGGagggtgggggggcgggcagTTATTCTCGGAGGAGGCCTCAGCAGGGTAGAGTTTCAGGTTGTTTATGCCTCTCGGAGgcacctgggggcaggggtgctcAGCTCAGCTCCGCTGCTCGCTGACCCCTCCGATTCCCTGTCCCGCTGGTGGGGTGCGGGCGTGGGCCCTGCCGTCCCCGGCAGCCCAGAGGTCTGCAGCTTTCTCCAGGCCGTTCTGGACGAGGGGGGCACGGTGGTCCTCAGCCAGCCCTGCGTGGGCAGTGTGCCAGCCTGGGCGCAGGAGGGCGGTTCACACCCGACGCTGGCCTGAGGTCCGCCTGGCTGCTCTCGGCAGCTCAGTGCTATTAATATCAGGCCAGCGCACAAGCCCCAGCCGGGTGATCCTCTTAGGCGGCCGGCGCTGAGTGCCGTTGCTTCTGCACGGGCTCCTGGGGCCTCTCACCTGTTGGCCCCCCGCCTCCCAGGGGACAGCCTCTGCCCGCCAGGGCCTGGACCCCACTTCAGCCTCTCACCTGCTGTGCTGCCCACCCATGAGGAGCAGTTCAGGGGGCTCCTGAGCTGTCCTGGGGGGCTGCCAGGGCTCTAAGAGGCAGTGCGGCGGTGCCCTGCACGCACCTGGGATCACCCTGGTGCCCCGGTTTCCCCTGTGTCCTGGCCATGAGCAGCCCCCAGGCTTACGCTGGCATCAGGGTCTCGGGGTGCTGGGCCCTTGGAGCAGAAGGCAGGTGAGTGGCTGGCCTGCTGTCTTCCGGTGAGGCCGCCCATCTTCGCTGCGTCTCGGCCACCCCCAGCCCCGTGTGCCGTGTCTAGTGCACGTCAGGGCGGAGACGGGCCAGGTGCTCGTGGGGACCGGCTGCCGGCTTTGCTTGGGGCTCTCAGTTACCAGCCGACGCGTGTCCGTGTGGCTCATAACCCTTTGGTGGACTGCCTTTTGTCCTTGTGGTTGGCAGCACCCTGTCCATCCGTGAGCGGGGAGGTGAAGGCTCTCCCATGCCACGGTTTGTCCCATTGTGGAAACGGGGTGAGGCCTGCTCTGAGGGCACAGTGAGCTTTGTCCCCGGCTTTGAGAGAGAGCCGGGCTTCTGGAGGAGGCAGTGGAACTGGACTAGGTTGCAGAACTGGCCTGACGCCGTCAGGCCTATTGCAAGCCCTCGGCCGGGCGGCTTTCTGGCAAGGTCATCCCTGGCTAACCTTGGGATCTTCCCTGAGGAGACGTCTGTCCCAGGCTGTCCGCGCCACAGGCCTTGGAAGTCGTCCGTGGTAGTGGCCGTCGTCACCTCGGTAGGCCAAGGGTCAGTCACAGAGAGGGGTGAGGGCTCCTGCCGGAGAGGCCAGGGCACCAGCCTGGGGTGAAAAGCAGGGGGACAGCAGCAGTGCCAGCCCAGGCCTCCCATCCCACATCGGCCCCGCGAGGCCGTCTGGCTGTCCGTGAGCGTGCTGGGCACAAGGGCGGGTTTGCTGGGGCACTGAGGCCCTGCTCCTTTGCAAACCAGGTTTTCTGTGTTGGCTTTTCCTCCCCGGGTAGGAGGCACAGACTGGACGTTTTCCTCTGGGGCTGTGCGAAGCTGCCCTCCCCAGCTATAGGCTGTCGGTCATCTCCGGGGTCTGTGGGTCGCTTGCGGGGAGGGCAGCTGTGTGTGAGCCCTGGGGGCCCCGCGCTCGCTGTCGGGGGATGAGCGCGTCCAGGGGAACGGCCAGCGCTGCCCTCCGGCTGGGCCTTGAAGACACCACTGCTTGTGCTCCGTCTGTCTCCTGCTCGGCTGAGTGAGGCAGCTGTCACTGCCCCGTCATCTGGGTGTCCCACTGTGGTGTTGGCTCCACGGACGAGTAATTGCTCCTTCCAGAGGCAACACAGGCAGCCAGTGATTCCCGGGGCTCGCTCCCCACGCCGTCCCAGTGACGGAGGACCAAGGCGGCGCGGTGCTGTGTCCCCCGGACGGTGCTGCACGCCTCCTGTCACATCCGATGGCCGGCTTTCCTGCTGCGTAACTTGTGCTGACACGGCCCTCTGTGCCCTCGAGAGCTGCTGGTGTGGCTCGTCACGTGTTAGGCCTGAGCTAATTCCTTCcactcctccccccgccccacacacgtgtgcacacaggcGCTGTCCTCCTGGCTCTTGGCAACGCTGGGGGTGCTGGGAGCACCGCACAGCTGGAGACGCCAGTGTTCCTGGCAGGGGACGCTCGGGCCACCCTGAGCAGGCCAGTTGCACAGCACCCTGCGCCCTGGCCATGACAGCAGAGGCTGTAGCGGTGACAGCGAGCTTCAAGGACAGGTGGCCGTCTCTGTGCACGCGTCTCACAGGCTCACGCTAGCTTTTACGGCTCGGGGAGCTTTGCCTCGAGGATGCCTTCCGTGTGTGGCTCCTCCTCAGGTTCCCACCGCGTCCCGAGCAGTGTCCATGCCTGGGGCTCCAGCCGCGGGTGGACACACATCCTGCCGGGGTTGTCCGGTGCACCCCCAGGTTCCCGGTACTTTCTTCCTGCCTAGACGATCAGCTTGCCTTCGGAGTCTCTGGGGCGGGTCTGCCAGCTGACGCTGTGGGCAGTCTCTCTCAGGCGGTGGTGGAAGTACCTTTTTCCTAAGCTGGTCCTGCCCCCGGGGCCACCTTCACACTGAGTCTGCGTCCCAGCCTCTCAGCATAGACTGAGCCGGCATCGGGCAGACGCAGCCTCTCGTAGGGCCCTCAGCCGAGCCGAGCGTCCCCAGCTGTCCCTGAAGGCTTTGAGGCCTCGAGGCCTTGAGGCCTTGGGCCAGTCATCACTTCCATGCCTTTTAGGGGTATAAACCCACAGAGAAGTCAGCACAGCCCCGCTCGAGTGGCGTGGCACGGCGAGAGCAGGCACAGATGGCGTCTGCGTCTCCCAGGCAGGTTCCCGCCTTGTGCACAGCCTCTGGGGGCCTCCGCCCTTCAGCAGGGCGCCCCGGGTCTCCCTCCCCGTCCGTCTACACCACCGCTGGCCCATCCCTTTTGTCAGCGGCCTCTGTCTCTGGAGCCCCTCTCCCTGCGTGTCCTGCAGGGTGGCACAAAACTAGAGGGCCGCCCAGAGTGTGTCTGGGGAGAGGACACAGTCCTCGACAGGGTCTTGACTGGCCTTGGCGTGCCCACCTCTCATCTCCTGGGGGGAAGGGGGCCCTCGTGGCCCTGCTGAGGCCCGGTCCACGTGGGAGGAAGAGCTGGGCCCGGACAGCGCTCCCTTGTGTCCTCCTTAGCCACCTGCCGTCCCTCTGGATTTGTGGACGGTGGCAGTCCGAGGCCCCGGGCCCAGCGGACGGGCTGCAGCCAGGTGTGCTGTGTCCCGCCACGAGCCCGCTCACCTTGGCCGTGCCCACGTGCCTGCGTGAAGGCACCATGTGGACCAGTCACGCCAGGCCCAGCGtggggtggcgggggggtggtggcCCTGGGCCAAGGCAAGCGTGCCCCGCCCCCCACagcagcggcggcagcagcaACGCGGAGTCCTTGGACAGGCTTCTCCCACCTGTGGGCGCCGGGCGCTCGCCCCGGAAGCGCACCACCAGCCAGTGCAAGTCCGAGCCGCCCCTGCTGCGCACAAGCAAGCGCACCATCTACACGGCAGGGCGGCCGCCCTGGTACAACGAGCACGGCACCCAGTCCAAGGAGGCCTTCGCCATCGGTGAGCGCGGCTGCGGTGCGCGGGGGGGGGGGCCGAGGTCGCCGCCCGCCCAGACCCCCGAGCGGGCGGGTCGGGCAGAACCCACCGCCGTGCCCCAGCCGGTGCTTCCGTGATCCGCGCTGCTCGGGCCCCTCGGTCCCGGTCAGCCCGGGGTGGAGGCAGCATTGGGTGGCGGGCACCGCTGGGACCCATCTGTGAGGCTGACCTGGGCCGCTCCGCTCAGGGTCTCTCTGACCCTCTGCACAGGCCTGGGGGGCGGCAGTGCTTCTGGGAAGACCACTGTGGCCAGAATGATCATCGAGGCCCTGGACGTGCCCTGGGTGGTCTTGCTGTCCATGGATTCCTTCTACAAGGTAAGGGTGTCCTGCGTGAGCAGCTGCCTCCACGAGGTCCACGGCTGCTGCCCTGGCCTGGGGCCTGAGCCCGGGGCTTCTTCTCCTTCCGCTGCTGCTCCTCCCCCCGCAGGTGCTCCTCCCCCCCCGCAGATGCTCCTCCCCTTGCAGGTGCTCAccaggcagcagcaggagcaggcCGCCCACAACAACTTCAACTTCGACCACCCCGATGCCTTTGATTTCGACCTCATCATCTCCACCCTCAAGAAGCTGAAGCAAGGCAAGAGCGTCAAGGTGCCCATCTACGACTTCACCACCCACAGCCGGAAGAAGGACTGGGTAAGGCCCTTGGGCTCAGCCCCCACCCACAGCCGGAAGTAGGACTGGGTAGATACGCCCTTGGGCCCAGCCACTGCCCACAGCCGGAAGGAGGACTGGGTATATATGCCCTTGGGCCCAGCTGCACGGGGCTGGCGCAGGGGCCTCGGGGCCGCCTCAACACACACGGTTCCTTTGCAGAAGACGCTCTACGGTGCAAACGTCATCATTTTCGAGGGCATCATGGCCTTTGCTGACAAGACACTGCTGGAGGTGAGGACGGGTTCCAGGACGGATGGCCTGGCTCCCTGCTCCTCCCGTGGGACTCCCCTTACACTGGCCTGCATCCCTGTCCCGTGCCGTAGCCCCAGGGTTGGGTGAGGAGCGGCCTTGGCTCCTGAATCTCACTCCCCGAGTCAGGGCTTCAGCTGCTGTTCTCTGGGGTCCACATGGCTGCCGAGGTCAGAGCGATGTTGGTGGGTGTGGGTTCACCtgtgggtgtgcatgtgtgtattccTGCCTGGGAGGGAGCCAGCCTCCTGCATCTGCGCTGCTCATGAGGACGTCCTCTCCCCCGGGAGGCTCTGGGCAGCTGCCCCAGGTGTGACCCACTCCGGGCCAGGCCTTGGGAGCCACCTTCCCCGCCCTGCTGGGACCCGGGGGGCACAGCCGGCTACGCCCTTGGCCTTGCTCCTTCGCTGGTCCCGAAGTGTGAGTGTGCTCAGGGCCCAGGAACCCCACTGCTCGCCACGCACGCCCACGCTCAACACTCCACGTGCAATGCACACCCGCCCCCCCACGCAGCCACACCAcacgctccccccgcccccgccccatccAGACCCGAGCGGTGCCGCGCAGGCCTGCTCTGCTCCTGGGCCCACACGCAGACCAGACGTCCCTGCCAGAGCCCGGACCCTGGTGCTCACTCTGGTCCTGCTGGTGACAGGGCCTTGGAACCTCTTGTGTCAGGCCTTCTTCAGCAACTCACTCTCCCCGTCCAGCTCCTGGACATGAAAATCTTCGTGGACACGGACTCTGACATCCGCCTCGTGCGGCGGCTGCGCCGTGACATTAGCGAGCGGGGCCGGGACATCGAGGGTGTCATCAAGCAGTACAACAAGTTTGTGAAGCCCGCCTTCGATCAGTACATCCAGCCCACCATGCGCGTGGCGGACATTGTGGTGCcccggggtgagcctgcggcccacctggtggggggagggcggggggcgggcaAGGCCGGACCTCACCCTCCCTCCTGTCCCGACCCAGGGAGTGGGAACACAGTGGCCATCGATCTGATCGTGCAGCACGTGCACAGCCAGCTAGAAGAGGTGAGCCGGTGCCCAGGCTCCCGCGGCCCCGCCAGCCCTGCTCCCCACTGCCACCGCCCACGCCACCTGCCTGGGCGGCCCCCACGTTTACTGCCCCGTCGTGTGCCGGCCAGAGGCAGCTGGGCTCCCTGAGGGACCTTGGGGCACGGAGTACCTCCAGCGCCCCCAGCCTGAGCTGGGCCTCGCACGGAGGGGTGCGCTCCTGTCCCTCCAAACCCTTTTGGGCCACCGTTGGGTTTTGGTGCTGAGTCCCACGTCCTGAGCGTCCTAGGAGGTCACACACCCCGGGCCGGCCCAGGGCGCCGCCCACCCCTCGGTCAGGCTTCACGATGGGGTGCTCGGGGCCTGCGGAACAGAGCCCCAAGGGTCCTGGCTCTGACAGCCCAGCCCAGAGGTGCCCACGCCAGAGGCCACAGGGAGCGGGCCCCCTCCCATGGCAGGCAGCCCCCCGGGACTCTCCCGCTACGGGGCTGCGGTGTGTCCGTTCCTGGGTGGGGGTGGCCTGGCTGGCCGAGGCACACGGTGGCGACAGGCCGTGCCGTCCGGTGGCTTTGAGGTGAGCAGTGCTGCTATCACTGATGCCCCACCCCATTCCCTTGTGTCTCCCTGTGTCGCTGCGGCAGCGTGAGCTCAGTGTCAGGTAAGTCTTCCCACACCCGCCTGCACAGACGGAGGCATTTCCAACATCCACAGGGAGCTCGGAGTCTGGGTTGTCACCCAGGCAGGCAGCGAGGTCCCCTCCCACCATGCCCACCCCCTGTGGTGGACCCACCCCCGGCACAGAAGGAGTGGTGTGATGGCCGCCACACCGCTTCTACCTGCCCTTGCCAGTAGTCAAGGGaattaaggcccagagaggttaaggtgtttgcccaagttcacatagcACCCTGACTCGAGGCTGGCCAGACCTCCCTGGAGGCTCCTGCCCGACTTGGGGCTGGTTGGGGCTGGTTGTCCTGGACCCGAGGGCACAGCTGTCCTGAGCCAGCGCCGCTGTGCCCCAGGGCAGTGGCCACAGGCCTGTCCTCCAGCAGCCAGAGGGCCTGGGTCTGCAGCTTCTCTGCTTGAGCTGAGGGGCGGGTCTTTACTCCCCCAAGCGGTGCTGAGGCACCCCACCCCCCGCATCCCGGCACCCCGGCCCACCCTGGCCCTGGAGCCGAGGCACAGAGAGCCAGGAGGAGCCCCCAGGAGTCCTGGGCTGCGCGTCCTTCCTGCCCACGAGAGGGATGGGGCGCCTGTCCCCACGCAGTGGTCGGCGGAGCTGGGAAGCACCAGACCGAGCCTCCAGCTCGAGCTGCATTGGAAATGCCTCCAGGCCCGTGCGCCGGCCTCCAGCTTCCTGCCCACGCATGAGTCTCCGCTTGCCTCTCACCCGGCCCGGGGCACCTGCGGGTCTGCCCACGTCATGTCCTCTGGAAGCCttgtttcagagaaagaaaagtttccAGGAAGCGTGGctgtggtgggtgggagggagggacccGCAGGGCCGAATGCAGTGGACTCTCGGGTGCTCGCGGGCCCGGGGGCGCGGGCTGCAGGGTCTCCCTGCCGCCAACCCCGCCTCCTGCTCTTCCCTTCCCCAGGCCAGCCGGTGGCCACGGAGACCACCGTGCTCCCCGCTAagtggtcttttctctctcttcttttcgtCTTCTTTGTAAACCCTGGGGTCTCCTGCCCTGTTCCCTCCCTGACCTACTCTTCGCCTCTTCACGTGGTGGGCAGAGGAAGCTGCGCTGGGATCTGTGAGGACAGAGTGCTCTGGCCGTGGTGCTGCCTACGCGCGGTGTGCCCGGCGCTCTGCAGgctccgcccctcccctcccgccctgccctcctctccctcccctcccctcccctccctcccctcccctcccctcccgcccctcccctcccctcccctcccgctcctcccctcccctccctctcctccccgcccccccactccgcctcctcctccccaccccaccccgctccAGGCTGGGGCAGCAGGGGCTGTGCGAAGCCAGCTCTGCCCGCCTCTCCTGAGGGGGTCGCACATCACCTGGGGGGAAGCCTTAGGCGGGGCTTGGCCCCAAAGTTCAGCTGTTTACCCAGGGAGCGGTGTCCTGAGGTTGGGGTCCAGATGCCCAGCTTGGGGGCTAAGATTCATCTGCACGTGTGAGGTCTCGCCCTCCCACTGCCAGGTCCTGAACGGGGAGGGGACCTGGAGCGGGAAGGGAGGCCCGCACCGCAGCCCCTGCTTCCTGCCTAACGGTCAGCTGCTCTGCCTTCCACCGTGTCTCTTAACCACTGCCTGGCTGTTACGGCGGAGGGCATGTCGGGATGGGGCCCTCCCTCCAAATCAACCACTGGGAGGGTGGCCTCCACCCTGCACACCCACCGTGCCCACCACGACTGCCGCCTATAGTCTGCGGCGGGAGGATGGGGCTCTGCGGCAAGATGCCCCTTCTTGAGTCCCCAGTCGCTTTGTGTCCCCAGGGCCGCGCTGGCCTCAGCGCACCAGTGCCACCCCCTGCCCCGGACGCTGAGCGTCCTCAAGAGCACGCCGCAGGTGCGGGGCATGCACACCATCATCAGGTGAGGCCCGTCCCACTCCCCTGGCCTGGCGGGCGGGCGGGGCCGACCTTCGCTAACCCAGCCGGGCCCGCCGTTGGCAGGGACCGGGAGACCAGCCGCGACGAGTTCATCTTCTACTCTAAGAGGCTGATGCGGCTGCTCATCGAGCACGCGctctccttcctgcccttccaggtgcggggcggggggagggagggggccggggggggaggggggaggggaggctcctCGCGCTcacgccccgcccccgccccgcgc comes from the Delphinus delphis chromosome 15, mDelDel1.2, whole genome shotgun sequence genome and includes:
- the UCKL1 gene encoding uridine-cytidine kinase-like 1 isoform X1 codes for the protein MAALPASAEAPRPVPPPPAAGDEPDRLEGKSEDRSGGSSNAESLDRLLPPVGAGRSPRKRTTSQCKSEPPLLRTSKRTIYTAGRPPWYNEHGTQSKEAFAIGLGGGSASGKTTVARMIIEALDVPWVVLLSMDSFYKVLTRQQQEQAAHNNFNFDHPDAFDFDLIISTLKKLKQGKSVKVPIYDFTTHSRKKDWKTLYGANVIIFEGIMAFADKTLLELLDMKIFVDTDSDIRLVRRLRRDISERGRDIEGVIKQYNKFVKPAFDQYIQPTMRVADIVVPRGSGNTVAIDLIVQHVHSQLEERELSVRAALASAHQCHPLPRTLSVLKSTPQVRGMHTIIRDRETSRDEFIFYSKRLMRLLIEHALSFLPFQDCVVQTPQGQDYSGKCYAGKQITGVSILRAGETMEPALRAVCKDVRIGTILIQTNQLTGEPELHYLRLPKDISDDHVILMDCTVSTGAAAMMAVRVLLDHDVPEDKIFLLSLLMAEMGVHSVAYAFPRVRIITTAVDKRVNDLFRIIPGIGNFGDRYFGTDAVPDGSDEEEGGSVG
- the UCKL1 gene encoding uridine-cytidine kinase-like 1 isoform X2, with amino-acid sequence MAALPASAEAPRPVPPPPAAGDEPDRLEGKSEDRGGSSNAESLDRLLPPVGAGRSPRKRTTSQCKSEPPLLRTSKRTIYTAGRPPWYNEHGTQSKEAFAIGLGGGSASGKTTVARMIIEALDVPWVVLLSMDSFYKVLTRQQQEQAAHNNFNFDHPDAFDFDLIISTLKKLKQGKSVKVPIYDFTTHSRKKDWKTLYGANVIIFEGIMAFADKTLLELLDMKIFVDTDSDIRLVRRLRRDISERGRDIEGVIKQYNKFVKPAFDQYIQPTMRVADIVVPRGSGNTVAIDLIVQHVHSQLEERELSVRAALASAHQCHPLPRTLSVLKSTPQVRGMHTIIRDRETSRDEFIFYSKRLMRLLIEHALSFLPFQDCVVQTPQGQDYSGKCYAGKQITGVSILRAGETMEPALRAVCKDVRIGTILIQTNQLTGEPELHYLRLPKDISDDHVILMDCTVSTGAAAMMAVRVLLDHDVPEDKIFLLSLLMAEMGVHSVAYAFPRVRIITTAVDKRVNDLFRIIPGIGNFGDRYFGTDAVPDGSDEEEGGSVG